In Cicer arietinum cultivar CDC Frontier isolate Library 1 chromosome 1, Cicar.CDCFrontier_v2.0, whole genome shotgun sequence, one DNA window encodes the following:
- the LOC101492466 gene encoding organic cation/carnitine transporter 4 — protein MAASLSDDLRLPILPPPQSKNKTENEKICIDEMLQKYCGEFGKWQLKHFILTSLAWALEAFHTMVMIFADREPDWRCVTGDCDGGGSVCGLKRETWEWIGGSGASTVSDWSLICGDKFKVGLVQSVFFAGCMIGAGVFGHLSDSSLGRKGSLTVVCALNAIFGCLTAFSPNYWIYVFLRLLTGFSSGGVGLCAFVLATEPIGPSKRGTSGMSTFYFFSGGIAILSGIAYTFQTWRLLYIATSIPSLLYIALVLPFVSESPRWYLVRGRVKEATMLMSTIASFNGKHLPEGVHLAIDEEVSKSKATNDHEFSSIVENKDAQIGSILDVIRYPVTRIRLILAVALNFLGSVVYYGLSLNVANLETNLYMNVLLNAVAEMPAFTITAVLLDRFGRKPLTIGTMWFSGFFCLMGSMMGGMGVWKVIKMVCGVLGIFGMAGTYNLLFIYTAELFPTVVRNVALGSTTQAAQMGAILAPFVVVLGGWLPFGVFAVCGIVGGMFAFNLPETMNMPLYDTFNGLEAGLA, from the exons ATGGCAGCCTCACTTTCCGACGACCTCCGTCTACCAATCCTACCACCACCGCAGTCGAAAAATAAAACGGAAAATGAAAAGATCTGCATAGACGAGATGCTTCAGAAGTACTGCGGAGAGTTCGGAAAGTGGCAGTTGAAACACTTCATTCTGACGAGTCTAGCTTGGGCACTGGAAGCTTTTCATACTATGGTTATGATTTTTGCTGATCGGGAACCTGATTGGAGGTGCGTTACCGGTGATTGCGACGGCGGAGGAAGTGTTTGTGGTTTGAAAAGGGAGACGTGGGAGTGGATTGGTGGGAGCGGTGCTTCAACCGTTTCTGATTGGAGTTTGATTTGTGGTGATAAGTTTAAAGTTGGACTTGTTCAATCTGTTTTCTTTGCTGGCTGTATGATTG gAGCTGGAGTATTTGGTCACCTCTCTGACTCATCTCTAGGAAGAAAAGGTTCTCTAACAGTTGTTTGCGCCCTAAACGCCATATTTGGCTGCCTAACAGCATTTTCCCCTAACTATTGGATCTATGTCTTCCTCCGCCTCCTCACCGGTTTCAGCAGCGGAGGTGTTGGCCTCTGCGCCTTCGTTCTCGCCACTGAGCCCATTGGCCCATCAAAGCGAGGTACATCAGGAATGTCCACCTTTTACTTCTTCTCCGGCGGCATTGCAATTCTCTCTGGCATCGCCTATACCTTCCAAACATGGCGTCTACTCTACATCGCCACCTCCATCCCCTCCCTTTTGTACATAGCCCTAGTCCTTCCATTCGTTTCTGAGTCTCCAAGATGGTACCTCGTTCGAGGTAGAGTTAAGGAAGCCACTATGCTCATGTCCACCATTGCTTCTTTCAATGGCAAACACCTTCCTGAAGGTGTTCACCTTGCAATCGATGAAGAAGtatcaaaatcaaaagcaaCAAATGATCATGAATTCTCATCCATAGTTGAAAACAAGGATGCTCAAATTGGATCTATTTTGGATGTTATACGCTATCCAGTTACGCGTATTAGGTTAATTCTTGCGGTAGCTCTTAACTTCTTAGGCTCTGTTGTGTACTATGGTCTAAGCTTAAATGTGGCAAACCTCGAAACCAATCTTTACATGAACGTGCTTCTAAATGCGGTGGCAGAGATGCCAGCGTTCACGATAACTGCGGTGTTGTTGGATAGGTTTGGGAGGAAGCCATTGACAATTGGGACAATGTGGTTTAGTGGATTCTTTTGCTTGATGGGGAGTATGATGGGTGGTATGGGGGTgtggaaagtaattaaaatgGTGTGTGGTGTTTTGGGAATATTTGGGATGGCGGGGACTTATAACTTGTTGTTCATTTACACGGCAGAGCTATTTCCTACGGTGGTGAGAAATGTGGCGCTTGGGAGTACGACACAAGCGGCGCAAATGGGGGCGATATTGGCGCCATTTGTGGTGGTTTTGGGTGGTTGGTTGCCGTTTGGGGTGTTTGCAGTTTGTGGGATAGTAGGTGGGATGTTTGCATTTAATTTGCCGGAGACAATGAATATGCCTCTTTATGATACATTCAATGGATTGGAGGCTGGACTTGCATGA